The following proteins come from a genomic window of Pyxidicoccus sp. MSG2:
- a CDS encoding MFS transporter, whose product MTPQAPPSPGYSMRTFGTVWVGQFLSMLGSSLTSFALGAYVYQTSGSVTGFALVGFFSSLPLVLLSPLAGVLADRWDRRKLMLVGDLGAALGIFLIWGLFAGESAGWWTIKVWYFYGPLLLGSAFSTMCFPAWTSTVPLLVPRKHLGRASGMTELSAAISQIAGPLIASALLGAIGLRGILLVDAISYIFAIGALIVVRFPVPPRGATKQAGQRSLKADLVEGWQFIRERRGLFGLMVFITTGGFVVSMVMLLINPLVLAFTDIDHLKWIASIAGMGALAGGLITSIWGGPQRRILGIAGFSLLAALILPLAALPPSVPLIAVSAAIFVFTFPLTSACNQFIWQTKVPPELQGRVAALRRVVFQAMGLAVTLLGGVLADQVFEPLMARDGALASSVGQVIGTGQGRGVALMFVMLSVMMLTNVVVLWLSPRTRNVESELPDALPTQPRHPQVPTPMPADLAADVGTAPRLATTGSTET is encoded by the coding sequence ATGACACCCCAAGCCCCTCCTTCACCGGGCTACTCGATGCGGACCTTCGGAACGGTCTGGGTCGGGCAGTTCCTCTCCATGCTGGGCTCGTCGCTGACGTCGTTCGCGCTCGGGGCGTACGTCTACCAGACGTCCGGCTCTGTCACCGGCTTCGCCCTCGTCGGCTTCTTCAGCTCGCTGCCCCTGGTGCTGCTGTCGCCCCTGGCGGGCGTGCTCGCGGACCGGTGGGACCGGCGCAAGCTCATGCTCGTGGGCGACCTGGGCGCGGCCCTGGGCATCTTCCTCATCTGGGGCCTGTTCGCCGGCGAGAGCGCGGGGTGGTGGACCATCAAGGTCTGGTACTTCTACGGCCCGCTCCTGCTCGGCTCGGCCTTCTCCACGATGTGCTTTCCGGCATGGACCTCCACCGTGCCGCTGCTCGTCCCCCGCAAGCACCTGGGTCGCGCCAGCGGGATGACCGAGCTGAGCGCCGCCATCTCCCAGATTGCCGGCCCGCTCATCGCCAGCGCGCTGCTGGGTGCCATCGGCCTGCGCGGCATCCTCCTCGTGGATGCCATCTCCTACATCTTCGCCATCGGGGCGCTCATCGTCGTCCGCTTCCCCGTGCCGCCCCGCGGCGCCACGAAGCAGGCCGGTCAGCGCTCCCTGAAGGCGGACCTGGTGGAGGGCTGGCAGTTCATCCGTGAGCGCAGGGGCCTGTTCGGCCTGATGGTCTTCATCACCACCGGCGGCTTCGTCGTCAGCATGGTGATGCTGCTCATCAACCCGCTGGTGCTGGCCTTCACGGACATCGACCACCTGAAGTGGATTGCCTCCATCGCCGGCATGGGCGCGCTGGCGGGCGGCCTCATCACCAGCATCTGGGGCGGCCCCCAGCGCCGCATCCTCGGCATCGCGGGCTTCTCCCTCCTGGCCGCGCTCATCCTCCCGCTGGCGGCCCTGCCGCCCAGCGTGCCGCTCATCGCCGTGTCGGCCGCCATCTTCGTGTTCACCTTCCCGCTCACCTCGGCCTGCAACCAGTTCATCTGGCAGACCAAGGTGCCGCCCGAGCTGCAGGGGCGCGTCGCCGCCCTGCGCCGGGTGGTGTTCCAGGCCATGGGGCTGGCGGTGACCCTGTTGGGCGGCGTCCTGGCGGACCAGGTCTTCGAGCCGCTGATGGCCAGGGACGGCGCGCTCGCCTCCAGCGTCGGACAGGTGATTGGCACCGGCCAGGGCCGAGGCGTCGCGCTCATGTTCGTCATGCTCAGCGTGATGATGCTGACGAACGTCGTCGTGCTGTGGCTGTCGCCCCGCACGCGCAACGTGGAGTCCGAGCTGCCGGACGCCCTGCCCACCCAACCGCGTCATCCCCAAGTGCCCACGCCCATGCCCGCGGACCTCGCGGCTGACGTCGGGACCGCACCGCGCCTCGCCACCACTGGGAGCACCGAGACATGA